The segment ACTTGTCAGAAATTGCAGCAGCCATCTCTAAATTATTGCCTTGGCTAatgtattcatatttttatgGTCATTTTTCACTTCCTCACctctccttcattatcaacCCTGCCTTAAATCCCAGCTCAACGAAGTCAACCAGAAAATTCCCTTGGACTTCAACAGAACCAGGTTCCCTGTTTGTCTTCATGATTTAGCTGAGTGGCCATGGAAATCTTTGGCTGACAGATTTATTTAGAAAGAATGAGACACCtaaattttaaatctttgctttagcctattttttatttgagtGTGCGCTTTGGGGATACAGTTagataatttttatatttcagtgtaAATCCCGAGGTAAAATGTCACTACTAAACTAAAAGTTACCAATTGTTCATTCAATGGATTTGAGTTGAAGTGTTGAGCTTGataggaaaaattaaaagttagGTTTCATACTGAGCCCTGATGACACAGGTACAGTTGGCTCTGCCTTGGGCAATGGAGAGCACTAGATCATGTCTCCAAGTCCCTGTAAGCCCTATGATACTTTGATTTAACTACTTTGCTCTTAACTTCAACCAGACACAGAGCTGTGGCAAAGGCAGACTAGAAAATTTAAAGAACATGcgacagaaaaaaaagacgTGATGTAGTTCTTTAAATCAGTGGCTACAAGAAGCAAATAACCAGACTCTTTCAGGCTCACTATGAACAGGTTTTAAGTTCCTAAACGAACTGAGTGAAGTCTTAAGACACCCTCTTTGAAGTAAATCTCATGCTGGGGTTCCTTTGCTATATAGTGATGAGGAGGCACTTCCAAGCTACTAACAAAAGGGGCAATGTAACTGTAACCTGAGGATGGGTTTTCAACCTGCTGGAATTGCCTGGGATTAGTAAAAGTTCTCTTCCTCTGGTTGCCATTCTGCCATGTTCTCTGAAGAATTCAAACATCAAAACAATTGAAAAAGAGACAAGGCTTTgtataataatagaaaaaaaaattctgctttttgtttctcttttaaaaaagtctttaagGTTCTTGGGCATAGGAAGAATCTGAAAAAGCTACTTAAAACTTGTGAATTAGATGTGCTGAGGCTCTAATtagttcttttcattttaaagcttgCTCCAGTTGCCACAGCACtgaatgggaatgggaatcATCGCAGCAACTTCAGGGCCTGACAGATCTGCTCtcaagctgctctgcagggtCACCTACTCTCTTGTTTCCTTgacttcttgtttcttctttcaaacCTACACAAAGGATAACactataaaaagagaaaaaaatacctcttgCTAACAAATTAAGTGCCCAACCTGTCAGTTTGGTTTAATTCAAAACAGTAACTAAAAAACAGTTTATTGCCCTCTGGATGTGTATAATGTCAATCCAAGGAAGGAAGGATCCAGCTCTTCCAAAGGAGAGAAGCaaatgacagcagagaaaaaggagaatagTAAAACTGTATGGCTCATAATGGCCTAGTTGGATTCTGATATAAAGCTTTAAAACCCTAAATCCCCAACATGTAAGTTAAATAACAAAATGTAGTGACCTCAGTATTTGTAACATTACTGGTATCTTAGAAGCCTACTGAATGTGGGTGACATATTTGATTACCTTTGCTCAAGGAATCACAAATTTTCCCGAACTAACAGCTCCAGGATGTTGTCCATGAAATTGCATAGTCAACAACAGCAGTCTGCAGAGCTTTTAGACTGTTTTGGGGGAtgtgagggaaagaagaggggCTGTTAGGTTGCTTTCTGCAATATTGCTTTTTAAGTCTTATGAGTATTCTGCTACctgcctgaaaaaaatcccaagaaagactttttatgAGCACAAAAAGGTAGCACTTTGGTCATTTCTAGAGAAGAATTCAGTCCCATTTTGTGGTGGCACTATTGTCTCAGAggccaaaataaaagcaaggaaacaaaaggcAGATAGAGAGAAGTTTGGGGATTTGTTTTGGAGCTGGTAAATTAATatgctgctttatttctcagATTACTAGtgctctcccttttcctcttcacttAACCTAACTGTCAGCTTGTGCAAAGAAAACTCTTTATGTGCCCCCAATAAAGaggtagaagaagaaaattatgtaGTGAGAAAGAGATTGactcttgttttctgttacCCTGGGAATCCACATGTCAGATCAGTTTATCTAGTGCAGTACCAACCTCTAATAAAATTGTGTGATAAAACTCTTTGTAATCCTTTATTagttaaatttcattttattcctgATCTCTACAGTATCATCCCCCAAAAATTAAGTGAGTGATGGTACAAGAGTAGGAGGATGGGTGAAGAAGCTGACTTCCCATCACCAGCAATGACACAGCCCTCAAGGGATGCAGCCCTGGGTGTGCTCTGTCTGAGACAGTCAGAGAAGGGTAGGAATGGGAGAGTTTGGGGAAACAGAGTTTGTAGGGCAATATCACACATCAGACAGATGGAGAGTGGTTTAAATCTTTCAAATCTAAATTCCACATTTTCACATATTCAAGGACAACCCAAAtccttattctttttctcccactctTATTAAGTACCTCACTGGTACCTTCTGGCAAAGAGTTATACTTGAAAATTCTGTCATAATGTGAAATATTGCCTCGTATAACCGTACTGCTTCTCTATCCACACCCAGTTCACCTGTACCCAGTGCTCTCTGAAAGGTGAGCCCTCATTCACTAATTATTAGTTTACATATTTATGACTCTTGGAGGCAAATTCTTTAACTCGTGGGTTTAATGGTTTCATTAGGTCAGTTGCTTTTTTGCTACCTTTTTATTGAGTCTCATTGTCATAAATTGAAAAAGCCGTTTTGGAGAAACAAACTTTAATAAGGTCCCTAGTTCACGAATTCGCCGGACAAAGGCAGTCTACCACTTTCCTTGCCACGAAAACAGAACTAAATTTATACAGACTTAGCTCACAGCTTCTTTGTTCAGTAAGAAAACGGAGAGAAAACTAGTTCTGTTCCTGTATTCCCAAGGGAGTCCCACTAAGTTAAACCACATTTTAATCTCTTGAGCCGGCAGCTTTATTAGTAAGCGTTTCCCAGTCTTCAGGGAAATCTAATTTCACAAATAGATCACAGCCACTTCAAACGCAGCTTTCAGTTGCCATCCACCGGGGGACAAATGGGGAGGAGGAAGTTTGTCAGAAAAGACCTTCTCTGAGCCCAAGACTGATTACCAGAGGTGTCTCCCATCGACTGCCACCCACCTAAAGTCGATAGTACTCGACGGAGTACGCCGGTGCGGGCTATATAAGAGAAGCGCATGGCCCTGGAGGGCGCATCCCCCCTCTCCGGGCGCAGCACCGACCGCGCCGCTCCGCGCCCGGCGGAGCCTCCGCGGGGACACGGGCTCTCCGGCACAGGACGGCTCTCCCTCGCCTGCACACCCGCAGCCAGACCTGCCTCCGCTTGAAGGTAACCAGCCGGAGGGGGGCTTGGACGAGGAGCCAGGGGGTGTCGCTGATCCTGCGCCGGAGCCCGACTCGGTCCCCGGTGACTGCCCGGGTTCGCCGTGCGCTCCGGCGGCCgcggagggagggagggagcggaGCCGTCGGGGACAGCCGACTCCCTCGCGGCTCCCGTTAACTCTTTCGCCCGAGAGGATTTGCGAGGGAAGCCGAGTATTAAACAGTTTGTAAATAACAGAATTTTCCTCCCTCCCCGTTAATCCGAACCGTTTGCTATAATTAGAATAGCTTACTTAGGGGCATTACGAACTGCTCTCGAAGCCTCACGCTGTTGTAACTCTTTTTGCCGTTTTCAGCCCGATTTGCAGCAGTTCCCGATGTAACTCGCCCCTCGCCAAACTCCCTCCGGTTTGCCCGCCCGTGCGCTCCTGCCCGAGGACAAGAGGGTGAGCGCAGGGCGAGCGCAGCCGGGCGAGCGCTCCCTCTCTCCGCCGGGGGCGCGAGGAGCCAACCAAATCCCCCGCAAAGCCCCGTACCGCAAATATGTGCGGCGGGATTAATACCGTTCCCCTAATCCCGGTCTATAAATGCGCCCCGCGGGGGGCCCGGCGGGAGCTGCGGGGCCGCTCGGGGGCGGCCCTCCGGGTCCCCGCATGGCCCGGGAGCGGCGGGGCAGCCCGCGGGGATGCTCCCGGGCGGGCGGGATGCGGGCCGTGCCCGGCGCTGATCGCCTGCGCTCTCCGCCTCCCCCCAGAGCCGCGAGAGATGCGAGGGGCGAAGAGACGCCAGGCGCTGCCCGCCAtcgtgctgctgctgctggcctcggccccgccgccgccgggcGCCGAGGGCGGGGACGTGCCCGCCGCCGGAGCCGAGCGGGGGACGCTCCTCGACCTCCTCCTCCAAGCCCTGGGCGACGCCGGCCGCCCGCtgccgccccgcccgccgcgccgGGACCGGGTGATCTCCCGGCGGTTCAGCGGCGGCGCCCCGCAACCAgacccccgccccgccgccccccggccgccccccgccgcccggCACGGAGGTAAGAGCAGCGAGCGCTCCGGGTCCCGTCCACGCCGCCTCGTCCAGCCGCCGAGCCCGACGGCTCCTCCGCCGGGAcgggacggggagggggggaagcgGGGCAAGGCTGCCCTCCCCGGCGCAGAGGAGCTGCTTCGGGGACGGGGGGATGCCCGAGGGTGGGGATGCCCCGGGGAGGCGATGATGCCCCGGGGATGATGATGCCCCGGGAGATGATGCCCCGGGGAGGTGGTGATGCCCCGGGAGATAATGCCGCGTGCAGGTGATGGTGCCCCGGGGAGGTGATGATGCCCCGGGGAGGTGGTGATGACTTGGGAGATGATGTCCCGGAGAGGTGGTGTTGCCCTGTGGAGGTGGTGTTGCCCCGTGGAGGTAGTGGTGCCCCGGGGAGGTAGTGATGCCCCGGCCCTGTGTCCAGACAGGAGAATGCTATGGGGGATCTCCAGGACGCAGGCGAGTAGAGGATCCCTGGGGTTCAGCACCTTCTGCTAGGGGGGTCAGTTCTGTGCACAGTTGATCTACAGCCCCTCTGAGGAAGTCTTGACATTCCCATGTTACAGTGTAGCCAGCTCTTGGGAATCCCTGTTTCTCTTCAAACTTTGGACTGTCGCTTTAAACTTCAACTTCTCTGGTTCGCATGCAATGTATTTTTCTAGGTTTGCTGGGGCAGATGTGGGAGATCCGGGCTGTGCTGGGCATGGGGCcttgttttacatttcagagGATGCTCAGGCTGGGGCAGGGAGCCGTCTCTCAGGTTCTGGCACAGGTCCCGCCTCGCTATGACAAGCGGGGGCAATTCAGGGGCAAGCACAGCTGCTCACAGACTGTACTTTGCCAGGAGACCAGGCAGTGGGTCACCACTGCTGCAGCTAGTTCTGATGCAGAGCCAGACAAACCATCTCTTACCTGAGTGGAGCTGCCTGAAGGGTTTGTGTAGGTTAGTTAGGATGGTGTGGTTCAGCAAGAAGGAGGTTATAGGGACTGTCTCTTGGCTGGAGCCCAccaacatttttctcttgttgcCTGCAAGAGATCCTGCTGGAGAGAAGGCAAGATGAGGGAAACTAGGGAAGTTTGATTTCTTAGCGATTTGTGTCCCTGGAGAGTGCCCTTGTGGCTGATGGCTGTTAATAGGTGTAGTTGAGATGCAGCCCTCCCCAAGTCATTCTGGTAGAGTcgagtcttctcttctcttctctctcttctcttctcttctcttctcttctcttctcttctcttctcttctcttctcttctcttctcttctcttctcttctcctctcttctcttctcctctcttctcctctcgTCCTCTGTTGTCAGGAAAATTAAAcccatttcagaaaagaaaccttGAGGTTAGGTGACAAGTTCAGGAGTTAGGTGAGTAACGGATTGGCAGGGCAGTCACTTGCACAGTGTGATTGCAGCACAGTCTAAGGAAACTGCACTTTTAAAGGACAAGCCAAGCAAAAGGTAATTAATGTTCTGGCCTTGGAAGCTTGTGCTGAGTGTGATTTGCCCCAAGGACTGAGCAGTCCATCCATAAGAGGTTGTAATGTCCTAGTGAAATTCAGATATTCTTGCTTTTTCAGAGCATTAGGGCTCTGGTAGTTAAGGGAAAGCCAGACCAAATGAAGATTGCCACAGATTTGTTCGCTGACAGGAAATGATGCTGCTGGTTATCAACATGACTGGTCATGAGTGATTGCTTACTGTGGCTTGAAGTCTTTATGTGCTCTGAGCAAACCCTCAGTGTGtgctttttcaggaaaaaatgtaaaagggTCTTTTTAAGGCAGAATACATGAAGCCTTACATATGTCctattttcaagaaaatgaaaattatttttcaaagaaaagtatAAACTTGAGAGTAATAGTGACTAGATTCAGGTGTCTTGGGGAGAAGGTTTACTGCGGACTATAGTATCTCCCATTTGAGATGTTTACTCCTAACTAAATAATTGTGTTGAGAAATTCATAATATTTATAGAACTTTGAAGGGGAATTGTCTTGAATTCATCAGTATTAAATGTAAGAAGGCTTTGTCTTCTATTAATTGTTAGTTTTAGTACCTATATTGTATACAGAAAGGGTAGAACTGCTGTACATCCAGAGAGGTTCTCCAGTTGTCCCTGGCATAGATGCTGTGTCCCATGGGCAACCAACGAAGGTACCTTTCTCTCCAGCCTAGAAAGGGCAGGTAAAATAGTAGTCATACTTTCATATTCATTCCACTTTTTATAACAATCAGCAAGGATACAAATTGGTACATGTTGTGAtggtgtgtgtttattttttgaggTGGAGAACTGTAACTAAGCTTTTCTTACAAGTCAGCAACCTTTTTCTTGTAACTTCTGTCACCAACACATTAGCGGCAGCTTTTTGCTCTGGCTGATAATATCTGAGTATCGGCCAAAGAGAATGGCTCATCTTCCCATCAGTCAGGAAAGGTGTTGTGCTCCCCTGAATAGTCAGCCAAGCATTTAAAACCAGAGTTACCTATTTTAATTGTCTCTCAGTCACTGAGGTGCGCCACCCACACGCCtttattttaccttattttattttgtttcattgagGGCCTTTGGTTAGCTGTTTGCATAGTGCGGAGAGCTGGCCTGGAGTGCCACTGGGTGAATTTTAGAAGCAGCACAAGCCAAGTGGCTGGAGCACATGATGAGGGGTGAGGTTTGAGAGGAAGAAATCCTCCTTCTTACTGCAATAGGGACGTGCTGCTCATTTAACTCAGGCAATAATGGAAAAACACAGCATCGTGGGAAGTCTTAGTGAGgcggaggggaaaaaaaaggtaagacGGTGTCAGACATCTCAGATGTACCACTCAGTTATATACATAAATAAGATGTAAAAGCAAGAGTGGTGGGTCTGTGATGCCCTGTCTGACTGTGGCTTGTGGCTCGATGACAGGTGCTAGGCTAGCGGTGTGTCATGAGCTGTGCTCTACTTGGTGTGGGTTTGTTGTGAGGCAAAGGGGCACAACTGCTCTGAAAAAGGATGGACATGCAAACCTGCCTTCTTGGGGCAGTCAGCTGCTGTGGCCTGCGGCCTGGAAAAGGCTctaggttggttttttttcccccttaataATCAGGAATATATTCCATGTTGTGTGCTTCTTGGCCTTATGAAGATTTGCATGATGGATCTTGTAGGGCCCAGAAGGACACCTACATATGCAATAAAGATGCGTTTCACCATCACTTTAGCTGTCTTAACTTCTTATCTCTTCTGTTCCTACAAGTTCAAAAGTCTTATCTCACACAGTTCTGTCCCTGTTTTTCGTGGTGATCTGATTAAGGAAAATGAGCATTTACTCTGAAGTGtgtattcagaagaaataatgtATTCTGACTAACCAAAAAGCaatcttcttcttttttctagGATTTCTGGTAGGATGTCACTAAAAATACAGATTGTTTCTTTGAATTATTATATCTAGTGGGATTAAATTTTCTGTCACAACATCCTTTACTTGCCTGATTTCCATGGAGTTTCTATGCTAGTGATGATGGTGAGGGAGTTTCATTAAGAATGTCTCATAAAGTTTTTGAGCTTAGCTATGAAAGCTCCTCAGTGGGCAGTCTCTCTCATAactattttgtttctgatgcataactgtgaatttttttccaaagaaccCAAATATGTATTT is part of the Cuculus canorus isolate bCucCan1 chromosome 2, bCucCan1.pri, whole genome shotgun sequence genome and harbors:
- the ALKAL1 gene encoding ALK and LTK ligand 1; protein product: MRGAKRRQALPAIVLLLLASAPPPPGAEGGDVPAAGAERGTLLDLLLQALGDAGRPLPPRPPRRDRVISRRFSGGAPQPDPRPAAPRPPPAARHGEIFPRDSSLKDKFIKHFTGPVTFSSECSKHFHRLYHNTRDCSTPAYYKRCARLLTRLAMSPLCTQS